One Nocardioides oleivorans DNA segment encodes these proteins:
- a CDS encoding LysR family transcriptional regulator: MLVRDLEWLLQVGELGHVTEAASALGTSQPTLSRALGRLEDELGVRIFERLPTGVAPTADGELVLEAAHDLVARHDLLRATLANRVDPDTGLVRLAFLDSMATTLVPRLLRAFHAEAPGLKVALSQEPAHEIRRDLDRGTVELGLTMDRSDDLAWLPVRRERLVVVVPPTHRLRGRKRVDLAELADDELVTTPVGYAHSVIVQALFAEVGVVPRISFESADLATIEGLVSAGLGVAVVPEAFAGQSGSVGLALSSAGATRTIGLSWRTDRPLAPPAERFVDFVRARTWDD; the protein is encoded by the coding sequence ATGCTGGTGCGCGACCTCGAGTGGCTGCTGCAGGTCGGCGAGCTCGGCCACGTCACCGAGGCGGCCTCGGCGCTCGGGACGAGCCAGCCGACGCTGTCGCGAGCACTCGGCCGGCTGGAGGACGAGCTGGGCGTGCGGATCTTCGAGCGGCTGCCCACCGGCGTCGCCCCGACCGCCGACGGCGAGCTGGTGCTCGAGGCCGCGCACGACCTCGTGGCCCGACACGACCTGCTGCGCGCGACGCTCGCCAACCGCGTCGACCCCGACACCGGGCTCGTCCGGCTGGCCTTCCTCGACTCGATGGCCACCACCCTCGTGCCCCGGTTGCTGCGCGCGTTCCACGCGGAGGCCCCGGGGCTGAAGGTGGCATTGAGCCAGGAGCCGGCGCACGAGATCCGCCGCGACCTCGACCGGGGCACGGTCGAGCTCGGCCTCACGATGGACCGCTCCGACGACCTCGCCTGGCTGCCGGTGCGACGCGAGCGCCTGGTCGTCGTGGTGCCGCCGACCCACCGGCTCCGCGGCCGCAAGCGGGTCGACCTGGCCGAGCTGGCCGACGACGAGCTCGTCACCACTCCGGTGGGCTACGCCCACAGCGTGATCGTGCAGGCGCTGTTCGCCGAGGTCGGTGTCGTGCCGCGGATCTCCTTCGAGAGCGCCGACCTCGCGACGATCGAGGGGCTGGTCTCCGCCGGGCTCGGGGTCGCGGTCGTGCCCGAGGCGTTCGCCGGCCAGTCGGGCTCGGTCGGGCTCGCCCTCTCCTCGGCGGGTGCGACGCGCACGATCGGCCTCTCCTGGCGCACCGACCGCCCGCTCGCGCCCCCGGCCGAGCGGTTCGTCGACTTCGTCCGCGCCCGCACGTGGGACGACTGA
- a CDS encoding dolichyl-phosphate-mannose--protein mannosyltransferase, with product MTPTATERNRPRWRSEDPALGWVGAICLAALAFFLRRWHLGTPHQFSFDETYYAKDAWSLLNHGYVLKYVDDADKTILNGNVLGLWQDDPSMIVHPEVGKWLIALGIKAWGMDPTGWRMASAIVGSLMVLVMCRFVRRVTGSTVLGLVAGLLLSIDGLQLVLSRLALLDIFLAFFILCGVHCVVADRQWLRDRLASGRHGRALGLWRPWLLLGGIMFGLACGTKWSAAYTLAVFGLLAWLWSAGARRAFGQKRPLLRSIFLDGAPAFLALVGVALVTYVVSWTGWLIHADAYEQTLSNTQYTTYGGGEQWPTATEPDAEGLGEVTQSLRSLWHYHHDVYAFHSHFLNDSTHIYASKPSTWLLMGRPVGVDAQTDIQPGSQGCDAPSGSTCIRQILLLGNPVIWWGGCLAMIASLLLWIGARDWRHGIAVVGLASTWLPWFLYDDRPIFFFYAIACLPFMVLSIALAMGHLIGTSDVPTPRRTFGVVVAGSYTVLALIAFAWFWPIWTDVLLTKSEWDARIWFRRWI from the coding sequence GTGACTCCGACTGCCACCGAGCGGAACCGTCCGCGTTGGCGCTCGGAGGACCCGGCCCTCGGCTGGGTCGGCGCGATCTGCCTGGCCGCGCTGGCGTTCTTCCTGCGCCGCTGGCACCTCGGCACGCCGCACCAGTTCTCCTTCGACGAGACCTACTACGCCAAGGACGCCTGGTCGCTGCTCAACCACGGCTACGTGCTGAAGTACGTCGACGACGCCGACAAGACGATCCTCAACGGCAACGTCCTGGGGCTGTGGCAGGACGACCCGTCGATGATCGTCCACCCCGAGGTCGGCAAGTGGCTGATCGCGCTCGGCATCAAGGCCTGGGGCATGGACCCCACGGGCTGGCGGATGGCCTCGGCGATCGTCGGCTCGCTGATGGTGCTGGTGATGTGCCGCTTCGTGCGGCGGGTCACCGGCTCGACCGTGCTCGGCCTGGTCGCCGGCCTGCTGCTGAGCATCGACGGGCTCCAGCTCGTGCTGTCCCGCCTCGCGCTCCTCGACATCTTCCTGGCCTTCTTCATCCTCTGCGGCGTGCACTGCGTCGTCGCCGACCGGCAGTGGCTGCGCGACCGCCTCGCGTCCGGGCGGCACGGCCGGGCGCTGGGCCTGTGGCGGCCGTGGCTGCTCCTCGGCGGGATCATGTTCGGCCTCGCGTGCGGCACGAAGTGGTCGGCGGCCTACACGCTCGCCGTCTTCGGCCTGCTCGCCTGGCTGTGGAGCGCGGGCGCGCGCCGGGCCTTCGGCCAGAAGCGGCCACTGCTCCGCTCGATCTTCCTCGACGGCGCCCCGGCGTTCCTCGCGCTCGTCGGCGTCGCCCTAGTGACGTACGTCGTCTCGTGGACCGGCTGGCTCATCCACGCCGACGCCTACGAGCAGACGCTCAGCAACACGCAGTACACGACGTACGGCGGCGGCGAGCAGTGGCCGACGGCGACCGAGCCGGACGCGGAGGGCCTCGGCGAGGTCACCCAGTCGCTGAGGTCGCTGTGGCACTACCACCACGACGTCTACGCGTTCCACAGCCACTTCCTCAACGACTCGACCCACATCTACGCCTCCAAGCCGTCGACCTGGCTGCTCATGGGCCGCCCCGTGGGGGTCGACGCGCAGACCGACATCCAGCCCGGCTCGCAGGGCTGCGACGCCCCCAGCGGCTCGACCTGCATCCGGCAGATCCTGCTGCTCGGCAACCCGGTGATCTGGTGGGGCGGGTGCCTGGCGATGATCGCCTCGCTCCTGCTGTGGATCGGCGCGCGCGACTGGCGGCACGGCATCGCGGTGGTCGGACTGGCCAGCACGTGGCTGCCGTGGTTCCTCTACGACGACCGGCCGATCTTCTTCTTCTACGCGATCGCCTGCCTGCCGTTCATGGTGCTCTCGATCGCACTCGCGATGGGTCACCTGATCGGCACCTCCGACGTGCCCACCCCTCGTCGTACGTTCGGTGTGGTCGTCGCCGGGAGCTACACCGTGCTCGCCCTGATCGCCTTCGCGTGGTTCTGGCCGATCTGGACCGACGTGCTGCTCACGAAGTCGGAGTGGGACGCGCGGATCTGGTTCCGTCGCTGGATCTGA